A genomic window from Gossypium hirsutum isolate 1008001.06 chromosome D12, Gossypium_hirsutum_v2.1, whole genome shotgun sequence includes:
- the LOC107942077 gene encoding uncharacterized protein, whose product MQKDMQDQLQAQLQEKLAKIQQDMRDQMLESQRSLMSQLTQLMAGGHDKGNIPMVNSEDDHEDPAYPPSFTPTNTQAQPDVYPQRGSGFNSGDNATNPVVLDLDEMAEIEKSRVELPKQLEDRYRWLEEKLRAIENADYHYGVDAKDLSLVPDLVLSPKFKTPKFEKYTGTSCPEAHITVFYRRMTGFVNNDQLLIHFFQYSLIGSASKCYNQLSRAKIHS is encoded by the exons atgcaaaaggatatgcaagatcaGTTGCAAGCGCAGCTGCAAGAGAAATTAGCTAAAATTCAACAAGACATGagggatcagatgctagaatcccAAAGAAGTTTAATGAGCCAATTAACGCAGTTAATGGCTGGAGGGCATGATAAAGGGAATATTCCTATGGTCAATTCTGAGGATGATCATGAAGACCCTGCCTATCCTCCAAGCTTTACCCCGACAAACACCCAAGCACAACCAGATGTGTACCCACAAAGGG GCTCAGGTTTCAATTCGGGAGACAATGCAACCAATCCTGTAGTTCTTGATCTAGACGAAATGGCAGAAATAGAAAAATCAAGGGTGGAACTGCCAAAACAACTCGAAGATCGATATAGGTGGTTGGAGGAAAAACTCAGAGCAATAGAAAATGCTGATTACCATTacggggttgacgccaaggatctgagtttggtcccagatctaGTACTCTCGCCGAAATTCAAGActccaaaatttgaaaagtatactGGGAccagttgtcctgaagctcacatcacgGTGTTCTACCGAAGAATGACAGGATTCGTTaacaatgatcaattattaattcatttcTTCCAATATAGTTTGATTGGGTCGGCTTCCAAATGTTACAACCAGCTGAGCCGCGCCAAAATCCACTCATAG